One genomic region from Perognathus longimembris pacificus isolate PPM17 unplaced genomic scaffold, ASM2315922v1 HiC_scaffold_5349, whole genome shotgun sequence encodes:
- the LOC125345162 gene encoding LOW QUALITY PROTEIN: major intrinsically disordered Notch2-binding receptor 1-like (The sequence of the model RefSeq protein was modified relative to this genomic sequence to represent the inferred CDS: deleted 2 bases in 2 codons) has product MEATQETSLFLEKILEELDRKQGTVDYQELCASLCARLDLAQLARLRGALLYTACLDPGFPASLFKDREACAGGPRATKLAVAADIVAIFHLAQAGGAAGGGQQGSQKGAAEPGERPLGRGLPARRPAARQKADRPECVPASEPGFSLGVRKEAKHRAASLDRLPAGAPFPGAGPPPCEMQRTRFPMHLDGESVSDRDSPPVGPALRDAFLPHDEGPFLGPPRGPERSAFQGDFPLLVAASPAAGRPGRGAEPPRRKEPPRAPFFNHSFEMPGPGPYLSPGYSPGPGRRRAKHESLEDLQASTYFGPTAPAPGARDARRGPGRPSRQTPWPAKSWSLTAEDGPGFEGAEATPPFPGSGSQTPGLSAPEGRPAFLGPEEPQRILPAGYRAAVKPGGPGAKEKPTAPDPGPREAGPKFQDKSAGGAGRQLSSDTSSVGTQTEQPAPRPPRRPDPGEPLARKPSDDSSEGVSDDISDIFRFLDDSGLVQSSCYNSTGSLSQLHRSDGDSSPERPRAQVADGAPGGRGEDGRGPDRARPSEEELKTSVCQLVLRIGEIERKLESLSGVREEISQVLGKLNKLDQKMQRPDVLSVQVDLNSLASEVPSEDGTSPGAFRARRGARGPPPDGDDWCCSEASGGHGESLRVRALKKSL; this is encoded by the exons ATGGAGGCCACGCAGGAGACGTCCCTCTTCCtggagaagatcctggaagagCTGGACCGCAAGCAGGGCACGGTCGACTACCAGGAGCTGTGCGCGTCGCTGTGCGCCCGGCTGGACCTGGCGCAGCTGGCCCGGCTGCGGGGCGCGCTCCTGTACACGGCCTGCCTGGACCCCGGCTTCCCGGCCTCGCTCTTCAAGGACCGGGAGGCCTGCGCGGGGGGCCCGCGGGCCACGAAGCTGGCGGTGGCCGCCGACATCGTGGCCATCTTCCACCTGGCCcaggcgggcggggcggccggcgggggccAGCAGGGGAGCCAGAAGGGGGCGGCCGAGCCCGGCGAGCGGCCCCTGGGCCGGGGGCTCCCCGCGAGGCGGCCCGCCGCGCGCCAGAAGGCCGACCGCCCCGAGTGCGTGCCCGCCTCCGAGCCCGGCTTCTCGCTGGGGGTCCGGAAGGAGGCCAAGCACCGCGCCGCCTCCCTGGACCGGCTGCCGGCCGGGGCC CCCTTCCCCGGAGCCGGCCCCCCGCCCTGCGAGATGCAGAGGACCCGCTTCCCCATGCACCTCGACGGAGAGTCCGTCTCCGACCGGGACTCCCCGCCCGTCGGCCCGGCGCTGCGCGACGCCTTCCTCCCCCACGACGAGGGGCCCTTCCTGGGGCCGCCCCGTGGGCCGGAGAGGAGCGCCTTCCAGGGGGACTTCCCGCTCCTGGTGGCCGCCTCCCCGGCCGCGGGGCGGCCCGGCCGCGGGGCGGAGCCGCCCAGGCGCAAGGAGCCGCCCCGGGCGCCCTTCTTCAACCACAGCTTCGAGATGCCGGGCCCCGGCCCGTACCTGAGCCCCGGCTactcccccggccccggccggcgCCGCGCCAAGCACGAGAGCCTGGAGGACCTGCAGGCCTCCACCTACTTCGGCCCCACCGCCCCGGCGCCCGGCGCCCGGGACGCCCGGCGCGGCCCGGGGCGGCCCAGCAGGCAGACCCCGTGGCCCGCCAAGAGCTGGAGCCTCACCGCGGAGGACGGCCCCGGCTTCGAGGGCGCGGAGGCGACGCCCCCCTTCCCCGGCTCCGGCAGCCAGACCCCCGGCCTCTCGGCCCCCGAGGGGCGCCCCGCTTTCTTGGGGCCCGAGGAGCCGCAGCGGATCCTCCCCGCGGGCTACAGGGCGGCGGTGAAGCCCGGCGGGCCCGGCGCCAAGGAGAAGCCGACCGCCCCGGACCCGGGGCCCCGAGAAGCCGGCCCCAAGTTCCAGGACAAGTCTGCCGGTGGGGCGGGCCGGCAGCTCAGCTCGGACACCAGCAGCGTGGGGACCCAGACGGAgcagcccgcgccccggcccccgagGCGGCCCGACCCGGGCGAGCCGCTGGCCAGGAAGCCGTCGGACGACAGCTCGGAGGGCGTCAGCGACGACATCAGCGACATCTTCCGGTTCCTCGACGACTCGGGGCTGGTCCAGTCCTCCTGCTACAACAGCACCGGCTCCCTGTCGCAGCTCCACCGGTCGGACGGCGACAGCTCCCCCGAGCGCCCGCGCGCCCAGGTCGCCGACGGGGCCCCCGGCGGCCGGGGGGAGGATGGCCGCGGGCCGGACCGCGCGCGCCCCTCCGAGGAGGAGCTCAAGACCAGCGTGTGCCAACTGGTGCTGAGGATCGGCGAAATCGAGCGCAAGCTGGAGTCGCTGTCGGGCGTCCGCGAGGAGATCTCCCAGGTTCTGGGCAAGCTGAATAAGCTGGACCAGAAGATGCAGCGGCCGGACGTGCTCAGCGTGCAGGTGGACCTGAACTCCCTGGCCAGCGAGGTCCCGTCGGAGGACGGCACCTCGCCCGGGGCCTTCCGCGCC CGCCGCGGCGCCCGCGGGCCCCCGCCCGACGGCGACGACTGGTGCTGCTCCGAGGCCAGCGGCGGCCACGGCGAGAGCCTGCGGGTCCGGGCCCTGAAGAAGAGCCTGG
- the LOC125345164 gene encoding extensin-like, producing MPLLPLGSPCSGRDTPETAAGHKDHRLVYPLPNHSMSIADHGPANPTPAAAHTEATATAQPTPRPLLPTQKPRPRPSQPHARCCPHRSHGHGPANPTPAAAHTEATATAQPTPCPLLPTQKPRPRPSQPHARCCPHRSHGHGPANPTPAAAHTEATATAQPTPRPLLPTHMPCPQRSQPRPSQPHTCCCPHTATAKAHLTTPPCRSTLKPRPLPEPLPPPHK from the coding sequence ATGCCGCTCCTGCCTCTGGGGTCACCATGCAGTGGGAGAGACACACCCGAAACAGCAGCAGGGCACAAGGACCACAGGCTGGTGTACCCACTGCCCAACCACTCCATGTCCATCGCTGACCACGGCCCGGCCAACCCCACGCCCGCTGCTGCCCACACAGAAGCCACGGCCACGGCCCAGCCAACCCCACGCCCGCTGCTGCCCACACAGAAGCCACGGCCACGGCCCAGCCAACCCCACGCCCGCTGCTGCCCACACAGAAGCCACGGCCACGGCCCAGCCAACCCCACGCCCGCTGCTGCCCACACAGAAGCCACGGCCACGGCCCAGCCAACCCCATGCCCGCTGCTGCCCACACAGAAGCCACGGCCACGGCCCAGCCAACCCCACGCCCGCTGCTGCCCACACAGAAGCCACGGCCACGGCCCAGCCAACCCCACGCCCGCTGCTGCCCACACAGAAGCCACGGCCACGGCCCAGCCAACCCCACGCCCGCTGCTGCCCACACACATGCCATGCCCACAGCGTAGCCAACCACGGCCCAGCCAACCCCACACCTGCTGCTGCCCCCACACAGCCACAGCCAAGGCCCACCTGACCACACCACCCTGCCGGTCCACACTCAAGCCCCGGCCACTGCCAGAGCCACTGCCACCCCCACACAAGTGA
- the LOC125345163 gene encoding transmembrane emp24 domain-containing protein 3, producing MASRGPALLLPLLLGLLLRAEPSRGAELTFELPDNAKQCFHEEVERGVRLSLDYQVITGGHYDVDCYVEDPTGNILYRETKKQYDSFTHRTEVKGVYQFCFSNEFSTFSHKTVYFDFQVGDEPPILPDMGSKVTALTQMESACVTIHEALKTVIDSQTHYRLREAQDRARAEDLNSRVSYWSVGETIALFVVSFSQVLLLKSFFTEKRPIHKAVHS from the exons ATGGCGTCGCGGGGCCCggcgctgctgctgccgctgctgctggggCTCCTGCTCCGCGCCGAGCCGTCGCGGGGCGCCGAGCTCACCTTCGAGCTGCCCGACAACGCCAAGCAGTGCTTCCACGAGGAGGTGGAGCGGGGCGTGCGGCTCTCGCTCGACTACCAG GTAATCACTGGAGGCCACTACGACGTGGACTGCTATGTGGAGGATCCCACGGGGAACATTCTCTACCGCGAGACCAAGAAGCAGTACGACAGCTTCACGCACCGGACCGAGGTCAAGGGCGTGTACCAGTTCTGCTTCAGTAACGAGTTCTCCACGTTCTCCCACAAGACTGTCTACTTCGACTTCCAGGTGGGGGATGAGCCCCCCATTCTCCCAGACATGGGGAGCAAGGTCACCGCCCTCACCCAG ATGGAGTCTGCGTGTGTCACcattcatgaggccctgaagACAGTGATCGACTCCCAGACCCATTACCGCCTGCGGGAGGCCCAGGACCGGGCCCGGGCTGAGGACCTGAACAGCCGTGTCTCTTACTGGTCGGTGGGCGAGACCATCGCCCTCTTTGTAGTCAGCTTCAGTCAGGTTCTGCTGCTCAAAAGTTTCTTCACAGAAAAAAGACCCATCCACAAGGCAGTCCACTCGTAG
- the LOC125345166 gene encoding extensin-like codes for MTVAIESRNSHSRYRNAMVTVRAEPYREENERHPASPRAVSGEQHESQHPAPLVTIPPHPPSWSPSPVPPKLVTIPPYPPSWSPSPVPPKLVTIPPYPPSWSPSTHTPQAGHHPPTPPKLVTIPPHPPSWSPSPPTPPKLVTIPHTPQAGHHPLYPPSRLPSTHTPQAGHHPCWSPSPIPPSWLPSPTPPKLVTIPPYPPSWSPSPHTPQAGHHPPTPPKLVTIPPHPPKLVTIPPYPPSWSPSPVPPSWSPSPHTPKLVTIHPYPKLDTIPPHPPSWSPSTLVTIPPVPPKLVTIPPTPPSWLP; via the exons ATGACGGTAGCAATAGAGTCTAGAAATAGCCATAGTAGGTACCGAAACGCCATGGTGACTGTCAG AGCCGAACCTTACCGAGAGGAGAACGAACGACACCCTGCCAGCCCCCGAGCCGTGTCGGGGGAGCAGCACGAGAGTCAGCACCCAGCGCCG ctgGTCAccatccccccacaccccccaagcTGGTCACCATCCCCCGTACCCCCCAAGCTGGTCACCATCCCCCCGTACCCCCCAAGCTGGTCACCATCCCCCGTACCCCCCAAGCTGGTCACCATCCCCCCGTACCCCCCAAGCTGGTCACCATCCACCCACACCCCCCAAGCTGGTCAccatccccccacaccccccaagcTGGTCAccatccccccacaccccccaagcTGGTCAccatccccccccacaccccccaagcTGGTCACcatcccccacaccccccaagcTGGTCACCATCCCCTGTACCCCCCAAGCAGGTTACCATCCACCCACACCCCCCAAGCTGGTCACCATCCATGCTGGTCACCATCCCCCATACCCCCAAGCTGGTTACcatcccccacaccccccaagcTGGTCACCATCCCCCCGTACCCCCCAAGCTGGTCAccatccccccacaccccccaagcTGGTCAccatccccccacaccccccaagcTGGTCAccatccccccacacccccccaagCTGGTCACCATCCCCCCATACCCCCCAAGCTGGTCACCATCCCCCGTACCCCCAAGCTGGTCAccatccccccacacccccaagctGGTCACCATCCACCCGTACCCCAAGCTGGATAccatccccccacaccccccaagcTGGTCACCATCCACGCTGGTCACCATCCCCCCCGTACCCCCCAAGCTGGTTAccatcccccccacacccccaagctGGTTACCGTGA